AGACGTAATTCTCTAACCAGTTCTTCTGTTGGAAGTTTTAATCTATTCATCGAAATTGCAGagattcaaatattaaaacgttGTAACAACATCCCAATCTCCCTCTGTCACAAATTATAAGGCTAGTTTAGAAGGTACAAtgaaggaaatataaaatttgcacGGTAAGAACTTGATGTGggattacaaataaaaatgtcaattattgttttataccTGTATATCCAGGCATGCAGATGCAATTGAGGTCAGGATCagatattgaattaaattgtTCTCCCTCGCGGTAAGTTACACCATTAACCACACAAGTCGCTATTTCATCTTCCTTCGCGTCTAAATAGTCAAATTTTGATTAAAGAATATGATTATctaaatttaatcttaatttacTTTGTTTACTCACAACACGTCGGTTCCGTATTTGGACAACATTTATCGCGCTCATGTCTAAGGAAACAGTTTTCTTTCGGCGCAATAAATGCACAATCTACGGCCGCGCATATAAAGTCCGCACTGTTTACAAAATAAAGTGACGTGTTAAATTGCTTTAATGCTCCTTAAAAGCTTAACAGTGGTAGTGTACACGGCAGATTAGCCGAAACTATTTCCTCTTATTAGCGTTGAAGGAACAAAAGACTTTGGTTGCAAAGCTGAACTATATCAGATTGTACAAGGTGCTGTCGAATAACATACaggaaaataggaagaaaaatatagaataaaccTTTTGCATGTGACCCTTCgttctcgagaaaatcgagtttgaaattttgtaaagtatACTTGAATTTGGTTGTTTATCACCTGGCTCTGAGTAAAAAATCGACAGGAAATTATTGCACATGCGAAAATAAGTAAGAAATGTCAAATAACATTTCGTTTACAAGTCGTTCATTTTCAAGAAGATAGAACCTGAATATGGctagatataaattatacgcgtatgataaatttaaaaatttatttttctcaaaagaCACTCTGTGTCTtccgataaaattttattccacactttcgatttattttcacatgtaGCTTATCGTCCTGTCGGTTATTTATTCCTGTCTAGTCTAGAATTAGCCATGTTCAAGTatacttaataaattttatataatattaattttaatataaatttaataaaagaatcgtACGAGAAAAAccttgtttttattttcttcttattaaatCGGCATCCGCAAGAACCTTGTCATTACACAATATCTAAATTTTCACTGGCTTTGGGTTTTTTCTGTCGTGAATCTTAATATTAAACTTCTAGATTCACAAgtcgtaaaatatatcgacCACTTGAACTGTTTTAACAGAATCTGTCATAGTTCACCTCGTCAAAACGTTACAGAAGTTAAATACATTCGTAATTATGTCGTTCAACGTAAATATACTTACACGTTACCGTAAGATCTACATGTACAAGCAATGTCGCAAGGATTAGCGTCCTCGGGCTTCAGCTTGTCCCCAAGGCTGTATTCGTTTCCATTCGCGTAACATTTATCGCGTGACAAATTGTCCAGATGACTGCAGTTGTATGATTCCGCACAACAATCGCCAGAATTCGCGTAGACGGGAGTACAGCCGATTGCCTCATAGTATCTCAGTGGACCGGCACACTTGGTTTTATCGCAAATCTCTTTGGGAACGAAAGGTGATCAAAGTGAGTGAAACGATTGCGTGAAACTCGTTGATTTGCGCAGGTGAAGAGCAGTGAGACAAGCAGAACGTGACCTTCGAGCTTCAAGTACGATTCAcgttttaaattctttaacgTTGAGCGTACAGTGACTCATGAGAATATCTAACAACTTTGTTTGATAATGTTTGACAATGTTTGATAACTTCTGACCATATTATGTGCGTTGTGTAAATGATTTTCTTTGACCTCGACATGGTAAGTCTATCGTCATTACATTGGTAGAGTTTCAgacaaatttgtaaatgtatatggaagttacaagacatttattgcaaacgtACATTTTCCTAAGGCCGCAAAGTTATTTACATAACCAATTATCCATTACATTAGTAAgcctatatgtatgtatatgcattTAGTGAGACCACCTATAGCACTGATCATATGATCACTGCGATTATTCATACcgcaattttttaactttagCTTCACTTTAACTTTTAATCTTCTATTAGGTACATGTTTGCAATAATCGTCTCGTAACAATCCTCGACCGTTTTACATAAAGGATTTCACAGTGGCGCGACGTAGGTCCCAAATATGTGTCCAATTATACATCTTTTGCTTAAGTCACAACGATAAGTACTGATACCAAGCACATCACCAAACAATTTCGCGTAAACCAAACTCTTACCTTTTCCTGTTACCTGACTGACGACAAGGAACATCAGAAGAGCACATTTCTGAGCAGCCGAACGTAAATTACCGCGTCCAGCCATCGTCAAATCGTAAACTGTTCAAGTGTATTCTCGTGTCGCTATCGGCTCTCGTCTTTTATACTTTTGACCGTGAACGAATACCGAGAATAGGTCGGAACGTGGAAGGCGGTGGGGATTACGTAGGTCAGTGTTCTTCTCGATGGACGTATAAACACCAACACAGGAAGAGAATGAGAAACGTGATGCGCAGAATAATAAAGTCGGTAAGCATCGAACGTGTATCGCTATAGAATAGGACAGAAGTATGACAGAGGAAAAGACGATGTTTGAACGGTTATAGTTGTTTTCCCGGttacacgatattttaatatctctttCAGATTCCGCGATGATTTCAGTTATATCGTGAAATCATCAGTGTCAGGTTTAATTAAGATCTCTTCATTGATACTTCTCTTTAAACTTCAAACTTATTGTTGACAttcttttgcaaattttttagAACGTTCCATTAATCGGATTTTTGTCGATACTCCACGATCATCGAATCGGCTAATGGACTTCTCTCGGATTTGAAGatcgtttatttgaaatatctgtTTTGCTTCGAATAATGTCACGATATGATCTTCCATCTCGTCAATCCGCTTCgaatttttccattgtttcCACTTTGTTTACTGGCAGACGTTAAGAGGAACTTGATATAAGCGTTACATCGTACAGAGGCTTTAAAAAGATTTCGTGCTAAGTAACCTAATactaaaaagttgaaaataatttgtgttAATACCTGAGAAAGTTGTTATTAAGAAGTTTCTTAAGCAATTTCCGATAATGCTCCCTCCTCCCCTCCCATCCCCCCTGTGGAACTTTGCGACTCAGTCTCCCGACGAGAAAGTAAAAATCAACTTTAATTATTCTCCCCCTTTTACCATCCGAATTTGATGCGATTATCGCATATTTAATACGACGTGATTAACTTTAGacgaaaatgagaaaatgatGCAGCTCGGCTTTATGTGGCTATTAATTTGCTATCCTTTAATAATCTATGCGTATACCTTTACGGTTTAataacgtttcaattttaatctttctttatgaaaatgaataaaagcgGTAGTTACTGTTCCGCGTTTCccttaatattcattaattatttcgctATTAATACGAGTATGTAATGCCATGCTTGCCTTAAGAACAACACATTGCCAGCAGCAGCCTTAGGGTATAGCAGGACCTGCAGCAAAAACGAGAACGTACAGGTGCGTTGTTTTAACGCAGATAATAGTCTGTAACAAGGCCGACAGTTGGTGCGactttaaataacaaaacaacaacagcagAAATCGAAGTAAAATTAGCTGCTGGTATAGTTTCAAAATGCGTGTAATACGCTAACTTACTGGCATACAGTTAGAATCCGCCTCGCTATCgcaattatcgtaattattattaagctTTGAATACAATATTAAGCTTGAATACAATACAATGTACATTTTGTATTGCTCGTGATAGATATGTTAGTTGAAAAAACTGCGTATTCCTTAAAGAATAGCTGTTTATTCAAGGAAAACCACTTGTTTGATCCTATCTCCGTGAATAAAGTATCAAGTTTTCCCTCTGATGTATTCAATCGGACGCTTTTTTATTCGTAACACAGTTCACTAAtgctttaaataaaacattttcgtatttgttattaatgttattgGAATAAGTTACGAGCTTCTTCTTCGATACATTTCTATGATTTgtttaacttttatatttatagaagtaTACACATCGAAAATTAATCGTCATTTAATGGTAACCTAATTTATACGATTAGTCGGTAAAATATCTAGTTGCTGTACCGACAATTAATGTCAttgtatttaatgttttatttactcGTCGAAAATGGTATTTCATAAAGCGCACGTAATTTAATTCCAAGCAAATAATATGCTATGCCTCAGTGGTCATTAATAGTCGATATATATAGCGTAGACTCTACACAAGTGGGATAGTACAGCATCacttaaaattcaaataacaaaACCCACTACGAATAATACGTTGCGTAATTTCCATGTGTTTTCCTCTTTATAAATTCAAACGTTTGATAACGAAcagaattttatcttttatgtaGCTTAGTGTCCTGCAGGAAGTAACTGTTGGAATTGGGAATTCCCAGTCGCGCTTGTCATTTCCGAGAATGGATAATTGATCTTCAACGTGAAAAGCAAGTGATTAAACGACTGATCCAAGCGTTAAAGATTCGAAAAGTAACGAGGAAGATTCGATAACCAGATAATGGGAAAAGCAGTGAATCGTTGCTTGCGAAGTAAGGAATATGTTTGGTAAATACGATTTTTacgtgtttttaaatattattttaaatgacgatcgatattaatcgcgcattattttctgttcttcTTGCGAATCAGATCATCGAGCGTATAAATAGCTTTTCCACCTTCGAAAGAAATAACCTGAAATTCATAGCAAACGCAAGAACCATAACTTCATATTAAGATACTATAGGGTTcagtgaataattaaaaatagatgCTGCGAATAAAACAaggaaatcgatcgaatttgaATTACTCGTGCTATCGTGATCTTCCCTTCTagcgtaataaatttcatcgcaTTGCCATGCTAAATTATAAAGTTCCTGACAAAAACAAATATCCTTCTGAACTCTAAGTACAAATGGCTTACGAAGGATTcgatgaattaatttcataattctgACTAATGGTTCAATCTCGTACTTACACGTACGTTTGATTTATTGACAGCGTCCGGATCGTTAAAACGACAAGACTGACGGATACTCTTGGAAAATACAATATGTAATGTCGTGAAAAGTCGCAAAGCCGGCCACCGACGAAGTCTTGTCATATATGAATAGAAGcggaatgaaaaagaaacccTCAAAGACTCCTTTTGTCCGACCGAATGAGAAACGAAACCGATAACGTAAAGTTTCTTTCGACATAATTCCGACGTAACTCGTAACGTAGAATATGAGACAGAAATAGAGATGAAAAGCTAACTtcatttactttcttcttgaTGCTCCCATCGCTTTGTGCggtagaagaaaattaatgtttcgatcgaaacgttAATCTTCATTcgatttattacatatttttcgacTAGCTTTCaagataatgatgatgataattcGGAAACATAATCGATACTAACGATGTTTATCGGCGAAGTTTTTCTACAAGCACGACAGCCtacaatttcgaatttcattatttgcatatacaaatatctctataattaattatatgtacacatatatatatatatattcactGTAAAAGTGTCAgaacgtaaaataattcattcgtGTGTTAAAAGAACATCggaagaagaatttcaagGGATGAAgctaagaaataataatatttttaccataattatatttatcgtgatttaaaataattcttttgtaaacttgaaaataaattaattaatctatgtacatatatatgtacagtaTATAGAGAATTTCAAATCTATGTAAATAGAATCTTGTCACAAATGTACTCGTATAGAACCTCCAACAAGATTCCAACGTCTGTAATACTGAAAGCTTTACGTTTATCGCGAGGGGGGCAAGAATTCAACGACCAGATTCCTTCGTGATATAGGAATTCGtgataacgatatgtaaatccgatatcgcgataaattcgaaaatataacTAACAGAAATGTAACAGACTCGCGTCGTTCGTGTTGATAAGATCACCTAGCGAATGCAACTGAATATTCGTCGTAGTACGATCTCAGCAAGAAACGAGATCGCTTACGCTTCATTAAAATGCACGGAGATTTAAGCAGAGGTCATATGTGGCGCAATAATGGCCCACGGATCATTATTTCGAGAGTATGTACACGTGTGCTGGACACGCGTATATATAGTTAATTGCAAGAAGATGAACTCCGAAAGCACGCCGAATAGGCGTGTCTACCATAATTTGAAGGAAACTTGTTGATTCATCTTTGAGAGTAATAATGGTCAAGTACTTGTATGGACTTGTACGGATTTAGCAGTTCGTGTCAAATCATTTACTGATcgatttatattatcaatgGCCTTAGAGAAATTTTCGTGCTTGTGGAACTATCTTTCTTCCCGTTTCTGGGCAggaagaaatacatttttcataatcctcgcaatatataaatacgatacaatattATTCAGACAAGATTACacgcgaatgaaatttaaaggcTGCAATCTTACAGTGATAAACTACGTGtggatataaatatctttcgtatggtaatttgaaatatgtaagttatagtaatataaatgtatgatatcgtttaaaaagaagagacgaTGATTTAAAACGAGGGGCGAAAagaagattttctttttttttcagtcataacatttgtttcgtttcagcAAATACGTCATTTAGCTTGACGTTTCTTCGTATCTCTAACATCAATAGCGCAACTTTCGGGTCTAATATTAAATGAgtcacgttatacgtatagAGGGTGTTTCTAGTAATTGGGACAGGCTATAACTCTGTTCCAAGttagagaaaaattatagaagagaAGATTTGCATTATTTAACAGGCTCTATCATACTACCATACTAGTTTTTCTGCAGATGCAACGGTCTATATGCAAAGTGCCACTGCACTcctattttaaattgaattgtataatttttcataaaccaCTCTCGATGTATTTTCTCACTCTCTGTGAAAAAGTATTTAGGCATTTGAGTCGAGGAATGCTtagtttaaattttttaggcttttcaagtgaaatttattgcatTCAAGAAACCTGGTTAGATGAGTACAgtttgatttttcaataatttatatgtactttttattattcattcagGTAACTG
The nucleotide sequence above comes from Bombus pyrosoma isolate SC7728 linkage group LG1, ASM1482585v1, whole genome shotgun sequence. Encoded proteins:
- the LOC122566957 gene encoding BMP-binding endothelial regulator protein-like, which codes for MAGRGNLRSAAQKCALLMFLVVSQVTGKEICDKTKCAGPLRYYEAIGCTPVYANSGDCCAESYNCSHLDNLSRDKCYANGNEYSLGDKLKPEDANPCDIACTCRSYGNVADFICAAVDCAFIAPKENCFLRHERDKCCPNTEPTCYAKEDEIATCVVNGVTYREGEQFNSISDPDLNCICMPGYTGEDVEPFCKKPNRDYCSPLFRNAESIHEKCAPMFYADQNPQKDCSYAFRCQDTGDTVIHNHAKSADVSDEEHKICRFGNMTMHLGDELSQGTSYSSNCVKCVCEVPPIPTCQRLADKDCPSQFGDVSILVPNV